Below is a genomic region from Scytonema millei VB511283.
CGACATCGACTGCGATCGCAGAGGACAATTAGTACAGCATGAGAGAAGTTGATAGGTTGCCAATTATCAACCAAAAAGTCAAGAGAATTGATGAGATAACATAAAAGCCATCAGCTTTCTTGCACGAGACCCCATCTCATCACCATTTATTAAGGATAGTTACAAAGAATATTTGATTTGGTAAACAAAATTGACTGACTTTTCTCAGTACAAATTTTGGCGTTTACTCGTACTTTAGTGGGTTTTACTGATTCTTTCAGATAAAGACAAGTATATTTTGTTATTGTATCAGGTTTTATACGACAACGCCGAAAAAAGAATATATAATGATATCGCCTAAGTTATACCAAATAGGGCGTATCATTAGGTGTCCGTACTAAGACTGAAATCTTTGCAGTTGCAGTGCAGCACTAAAGCTATAAATCTTCTTTGAAGATTAAAATGGCTTTCCGACTACAAATCAGCGAGACCAAGGTCAGTAAAATACCACCAAACCGATAAATTGCAAGAGAAACTGCTATTGAAAAGTTCGACTGACTCAATTGTGGCGAGTAAGCGCAGCATGAAGGAAACTAGCGTAAAAGAGCACAAGCGACTGCTATTAATAGATGATGACCCCAACCTCATATTACTCGTCAAGGATTACCTAGAATTCCGAGGCTATGAGGTCATCACCGCAGAAAACGGGCGAGAGGCTTTAGAAGTTCTGGAGCAGGAAATTCCAGATATGATTATCTGTGACGTGATGATGCCAGAAATGGATGGCTATCAGTTTGTCAATCAGGTAAGACAAGACGAACGCACCAGTTGGATTCCGATTCTATTTCTTTCTGCCAAGGGTCAAAGCCAAGACAAAATCAAAGGTTTAAACATCGGTGCTGATGTCTACATGGTTAAACCATTCGAGCCAGAGGAACTAGTGGCTCAAGTGGAAGCTTCTCTCAAACAAGCTTATCGCCAGAGACAACAATCAGGTAGCAACGGCGAAAACGAGACAAAAATTCAAGTTCCTTTTGACGTGCATCTGACGCAAACAGAGCTAAAAGTCGTGCAGTACGTGGCGAGAGGTCTAGCTAATCGCGACATTGCCGAAGAACTGAATGTGAGTCAGCGGACAGTAGAAAGCCATGTGTCTAATATGCTTGGTAAAACGGGACTGCACAATCGTACTGAACTGGCACGTTGGGCAATTGAAAATCAAATGGCATGACTCGACATGGGAAATTGGAGGCTAAAGGACTGGGGAAGTCGAGAAAAAATGTAGCGGATTATGGCAAGAATAACTATATAGTTGAATCAGCACGACTGGCTGATGCTGTATAGATTAAATCCTGCTGCCATCTGCCTCCTGCTTTCTTGCACTAGTCTTATCTCAGTAGTGACAAGTTTAGTTTAAGTTTCTTATTAGGCGATCGCCTAAAAGAAGGTAGCGAATACGCAATTAGCTGCCTATCATGGGTAATACCAAGCTAGTGAGGATGCGGCAGTAGTAATGTTAGACCTGAACCACTGCTACAGAGTACTT
It encodes:
- a CDS encoding response regulator transcription factor translates to MKETSVKEHKRLLLIDDDPNLILLVKDYLEFRGYEVITAENGREALEVLEQEIPDMIICDVMMPEMDGYQFVNQVRQDERTSWIPILFLSAKGQSQDKIKGLNIGADVYMVKPFEPEELVAQVEASLKQAYRQRQQSGSNGENETKIQVPFDVHLTQTELKVVQYVARGLANRDIAEELNVSQRTVESHVSNMLGKTGLHNRTELARWAIENQMA